One Felis catus isolate Fca126 chromosome D1, F.catus_Fca126_mat1.0, whole genome shotgun sequence DNA segment encodes these proteins:
- the LOC102902249 gene encoding serum amyloid A protein-like isoform X1, with translation MASSVKRPPKFPVTKGCGRLITAPLPTCLLLGPREPKLLRVLAWAELTDPTFPRMKLFVGILLCSLVLGVSSQRWLTFLKEAGQGTKDMWRAYSDMREANYIGADKYFHARGNHDAAQRGPGGAWAAKVISDARENSQRVTDFFSHRSSGHGAQDSKADQAANEWGRSGKDPNHFRPAGLPRKY, from the exons ATGGCCTCCTCTGTGAAGCGGCCCCCCAAGTTCCCTGTCACCAAGGGCTGTGGAAGGTTGAtaactgcccctctccccacatgTCTACTCCTAGGACCCAGGGAGCCAAAGCTGTTGAGGGTCCTGGCCTGGGCAGAGCTCACGGACCCCACCTTTCCCAG GATGAAGCTTTTCGTGGGCATCCTGTTGTGCTCCCTGGTCCTGGGCGTCAGCAGCCAAAGATGGCTCACGTTCCTCAAGGAAGCTGGTCAAG GGACTAAAGACATGTGGAGAGCCTACTCTGACATGAGAGAAGCCAATTACATAGGTGCAGACAAATACTTCCATGCCCGGGGGAACCATGATGCCGCACAGAGGGGACCTGGGGGCGCTTGGGCGGCCAAAGTGATCAG CGACGCCAGAGAGAATTCTCAGAGAGTCACAGACTTTTTCAGCCACAGAAGCAGCGGCCACGGAGCACAGGACTCGAAGGCTGACCAGGCCGCCAATGAATGGGGCCGGAGCGGCAAAGACCCCAACCACTTTCGACCTGCTGGCCTGCCTAGAAAGTACTGA
- the LOC102902249 gene encoding serum amyloid A protein-like isoform X2, whose product MKLFVGILLCSLVLGVSSQRWLTFLKEAGQGTKDMWRAYSDMREANYIGADKYFHARGNHDAAQRGPGGAWAAKVISDARENSQRVTDFFSHRSSGHGAQDSKADQAANEWGRSGKDPNHFRPAGLPRKY is encoded by the exons ATGAAGCTTTTCGTGGGCATCCTGTTGTGCTCCCTGGTCCTGGGCGTCAGCAGCCAAAGATGGCTCACGTTCCTCAAGGAAGCTGGTCAAG GGACTAAAGACATGTGGAGAGCCTACTCTGACATGAGAGAAGCCAATTACATAGGTGCAGACAAATACTTCCATGCCCGGGGGAACCATGATGCCGCACAGAGGGGACCTGGGGGCGCTTGGGCGGCCAAAGTGATCAG CGACGCCAGAGAGAATTCTCAGAGAGTCACAGACTTTTTCAGCCACAGAAGCAGCGGCCACGGAGCACAGGACTCGAAGGCTGACCAGGCCGCCAATGAATGGGGCCGGAGCGGCAAAGACCCCAACCACTTTCGACCTGCTGGCCTGCCTAGAAAGTACTGA